A genomic stretch from Cellulomonas sp. KRMCY2 includes:
- a CDS encoding HRDC domain-containing protein, producing the protein MPRVNTPDHSVPSDLQDPAAQDQGTPEPDGEVVVAGVTPLHEPADGVPPVVETPEALARTIAAFAAGTGPVAVDAERASGYRYGQHTYLVQLRREGSGTALVDPIALPDLSGLSDTLRGVEWVLHAASQDLPGLSEQKLLPDAVFDTELAARLLGMERVGLAAVVAEILGLGLAKEHSAVDWSIRPLPREWLRYAALDVEVLVDLRIELGARLVATGKAEWARQEFEAVRLAPPSTPRVEPWRRTSGLHAIREPRRLAVVRALWEAREADAAQRDISPGRVLPDSAIVAAATALPTSVEALAALKSFSGKGTRRRVDQWFRAVQAGLDVPESALPSSRGPRSDAPPPPRAWPDRDPAAAARLAAARAIVVDLAAAHHLPVENLLQPDLLRRLCWTPPADIEPAAIAELLVAGGARPWQVELVAAPVSAAFVTLR; encoded by the coding sequence ATGCCGCGCGTGAACACCCCTGACCACTCCGTGCCGTCAGACCTCCAGGACCCGGCGGCGCAGGACCAGGGCACGCCCGAGCCGGACGGCGAGGTGGTTGTCGCCGGTGTGACACCGCTGCACGAGCCCGCCGACGGCGTCCCGCCCGTCGTCGAGACCCCGGAGGCCCTCGCGCGCACCATCGCGGCGTTCGCCGCCGGGACGGGTCCGGTGGCTGTCGATGCCGAGCGCGCGTCCGGCTACCGGTACGGCCAGCACACCTACCTCGTCCAGCTGCGTCGCGAGGGCTCCGGCACCGCCCTGGTCGACCCGATCGCCCTGCCCGACCTGTCCGGGCTGTCGGACACCCTGCGCGGTGTCGAGTGGGTGCTGCACGCGGCATCCCAGGACCTGCCAGGCCTGTCCGAGCAGAAGCTCCTGCCGGACGCCGTCTTCGACACCGAGCTCGCGGCCCGTCTCCTGGGGATGGAGCGCGTCGGGCTGGCCGCGGTCGTCGCGGAGATCCTCGGCCTCGGGCTCGCCAAGGAGCACTCCGCCGTCGACTGGTCGATCCGACCCCTGCCGCGCGAGTGGCTGCGGTATGCCGCACTCGACGTCGAGGTCCTCGTCGACCTGCGGATCGAGCTCGGCGCACGCCTGGTGGCCACCGGCAAGGCCGAGTGGGCGCGTCAGGAGTTCGAGGCGGTCCGTCTCGCGCCGCCGTCGACGCCGCGGGTCGAGCCGTGGCGCCGGACCTCCGGCCTGCACGCGATCCGGGAGCCGCGGCGGCTCGCGGTCGTCCGCGCGCTCTGGGAGGCGCGTGAGGCGGACGCCGCGCAGCGCGACATCTCACCGGGCAGGGTCCTGCCGGACTCCGCCATCGTCGCCGCCGCGACCGCGCTGCCCACGAGCGTCGAGGCTCTCGCCGCGCTCAAGTCGTTCTCCGGCAAGGGCACCCGCCGCCGCGTCGACCAGTGGTTCCGGGCGGTCCAGGCCGGCCTCGACGTACCTGAGTCCGCGCTGCCGTCCAGCCGCGGCCCGCGCTCGGACGCGCCACCACCGCCGCGCGCCTGGCCGGACCGCGACCCGGCTGCCGCCGCCCGGCTGGCCGCCGCGCGTGCGATCGTCGTCGACCTGGCTGCGGCCCACCACCTCCCGGTGGAGAACCTGCTCCAGCCGGACCTGCTCCGTCGGCTGTGCTGGACGCCGCCGGCAGACATCGAGCCGGCGGCGATCGCGGAGCTGCTGGTCGCCGGAGGCGCCCGGCCGTGGCAGGTCGAGCTCGTGGCCGCGCCGGTCTCGGCGGCCTTTGTTACCCTCCGGTAG
- the zapE gene encoding cell division protein ZapE, which yields MSEPRSLTSRRPQVPPAELLAAFVPPRHFAGATFETYLPDPVHPSQAAALEAVRAVGGLVGPTAGVPWWRRVRPGTRPRVAVYLDGGFGVGKTHLLAALARHVGPADASFGTFVEYTHLVGALGFAPTVRALSHRRLVCIDEFELDDPGDTVLMSRLLRELSDAGVALAATSNTLPESLGQGRFAAEDFLREIQALAARFDVLRIDGPDYRHRGAPHPEHGLADDIVRSVTAGEPGATCDDFGELLAHLQTVHPSRYGALLDGVAAVGVTGVVPVADQADALRLVVLVDRVYELDVPVLLGGTGTEGLFSAAMLRGGYRKKYLRALSRLGALIEQGGMLPGASG from the coding sequence GTGAGCGAGCCGAGGAGCCTGACCTCGCGGCGGCCCCAGGTACCGCCGGCCGAGCTGCTCGCCGCGTTCGTGCCGCCCCGGCACTTCGCGGGGGCGACGTTCGAGACCTACCTGCCGGATCCTGTGCACCCCAGCCAGGCGGCCGCTCTCGAGGCCGTGCGTGCCGTCGGTGGACTCGTCGGGCCGACCGCCGGCGTGCCGTGGTGGCGCCGTGTGCGGCCCGGGACCCGGCCGCGGGTCGCCGTGTACCTGGACGGCGGGTTCGGGGTCGGCAAGACGCACCTGCTCGCTGCGCTCGCCCGTCACGTCGGGCCGGCGGACGCCTCGTTCGGGACGTTCGTCGAGTACACCCACCTGGTCGGGGCTCTGGGCTTCGCACCGACCGTCCGGGCGCTGTCGCACCGGCGGCTGGTCTGCATCGACGAGTTCGAGCTGGACGACCCCGGCGACACCGTCCTGATGTCCCGGCTGCTGCGGGAGCTCTCCGACGCGGGTGTCGCGCTGGCCGCGACCTCGAACACGCTGCCGGAGTCCCTCGGTCAGGGCAGGTTCGCGGCCGAGGACTTCCTGCGGGAGATCCAGGCGCTGGCCGCCCGCTTCGACGTGCTCCGGATCGACGGCCCCGACTACCGCCACCGCGGTGCTCCGCATCCCGAGCACGGCCTGGCCGACGACATCGTGCGGTCGGTGACCGCCGGTGAGCCGGGTGCGACCTGCGACGACTTCGGCGAGCTCCTCGCCCACCTGCAGACGGTGCACCCGAGCCGATACGGCGCGCTGCTCGACGGGGTCGCGGCCGTGGGCGTGACCGGCGTCGTCCCGGTGGCCGACCAGGCCGACGCACTGCGTCTCGTCGTGCTCGTCGACCGCGTGTACGAGCTCGACGTGCCGGTCCTGCTCGGTGGGACCGGCACCGAGGGCTTGTTCAGCGCGGCGATGCTGCGCGGCGGGTATCGCAAGAAGTACCTGCGTGCACTGTCCCGCCTCGGTGCCTTGATCGAGCAGGGCGGCATGCTGCCGGGGGCGTCGGGGTGA
- a CDS encoding LuxR C-terminal-related transcriptional regulator, which translates to MTVEHVRIPPVRRTSVAHAPGLPELASTERAPSPSLRQAAVERPPLCLVVPEIGDGDGTVLVRTLRRRESTRAVLLTRRSGRRELVVLLGGGVRGAVTAEAPGAVRIVGRPVGQIVRPGPELTARELGVLRLVADGRSNRQIGEHLDLSALTVKSHLARISRKVGTGDRAEMVAYAIRHELLA; encoded by the coding sequence TTGACCGTCGAGCACGTCCGGATCCCCCCGGTACGCCGCACGTCGGTGGCGCACGCCCCGGGGCTCCCGGAGCTGGCCTCGACCGAGCGCGCACCGTCCCCGTCCCTCCGGCAGGCAGCGGTCGAGCGTCCACCGCTGTGCCTCGTCGTCCCGGAGATCGGCGACGGCGACGGCACCGTCCTGGTCCGCACCCTGCGCCGCCGTGAGTCGACCCGTGCCGTGCTCCTCACCCGCAGGTCCGGCCGGCGCGAGCTCGTCGTCCTGCTCGGCGGCGGTGTCCGCGGCGCCGTCACAGCCGAGGCTCCCGGCGCCGTCCGGATCGTCGGTCGCCCGGTCGGTCAGATCGTGCGGCCCGGGCCCGAGCTCACCGCTCGCGAGCTCGGGGTCCTGCGGCTCGTCGCGGACGGTCGCTCCAACCGCCAGATCGGCGAGCACCTCGACCTGTCGGCCCTGACGGTCAAGAGCCACCTCGCGCGGATCTCCCGCAAGGTGGGGACCGGCGACCGGGCCGAGATGGTCGCCTATGCGATCCGGCACGAGCTGCTGGCTTGA
- the gndA gene encoding NADP-dependent phosphogluconate dehydrogenase yields the protein MSERAQIGVTGLAVMGRNLARNFARHGYTVAVHNRSYAKTASLVADHGDEGTFVASESMAAFVASLERPRKVVVMVKAGAATDAVIDELVPLLEAGDIVIDAGNAHFPDTRRREAALRAHGLHFVGTGVSGGEEGALLGPSIMPGGSAESYQWLGPILEDISAKVDGVPCCTYVGPDGAGHFVKMVHNGIEYADMQLIAEAYDLLRQGLGAGAAEIGRIFAAWNTGDLESFLIEITADVLGHVDATTGAAFVDIVADRAEQKGTGRWTVQNALDLGVPITGIAEATFARALSGSTPQRSAARGVLSAHTQPFDVVDRDAFIEDVRLALFGSKVVAYSQGFDQIAAASAEFGWDIDRGAMARIWRGGCIIRARFLDRITQAYQRTPDLALMLADPYFAQTVGASVAAWRRVVSRAALAGVPTPAFSSSLAYYDGVRAERLPANLIQAQRDFFGAHTYQRTDRAGAFHTQWSGDRTEGEA from the coding sequence ATGTCGGAACGTGCGCAGATCGGTGTGACGGGTCTGGCCGTGATGGGCCGGAACCTGGCGAGGAACTTCGCTCGGCACGGCTACACGGTCGCGGTGCACAACCGGTCCTACGCCAAGACCGCGTCCCTCGTCGCGGACCACGGCGACGAGGGCACGTTCGTCGCATCGGAGTCGATGGCAGCCTTCGTGGCGTCCCTGGAGCGGCCGCGCAAGGTCGTGGTGATGGTCAAGGCCGGTGCGGCGACCGATGCCGTGATCGACGAGCTGGTCCCGCTGCTCGAGGCCGGCGACATCGTGATCGACGCGGGGAACGCGCACTTCCCGGACACCCGCCGTCGTGAGGCCGCGCTCCGTGCCCACGGGCTGCACTTCGTCGGCACCGGGGTCTCCGGCGGTGAGGAGGGCGCGCTCCTCGGGCCGTCGATCATGCCGGGCGGCTCGGCCGAGTCCTACCAGTGGCTCGGGCCGATCCTCGAGGACATCTCCGCCAAGGTCGACGGCGTGCCGTGCTGCACGTACGTGGGCCCGGACGGTGCGGGTCACTTCGTCAAGATGGTGCACAACGGCATCGAGTACGCCGACATGCAGCTCATCGCCGAGGCCTACGACCTGCTGCGGCAGGGCCTGGGTGCCGGCGCCGCCGAGATCGGCCGGATCTTCGCTGCGTGGAACACCGGGGACCTCGAGTCGTTCCTGATCGAGATCACCGCCGACGTGCTGGGCCACGTCGACGCCACGACAGGTGCTGCGTTCGTCGACATCGTCGCCGACCGTGCCGAGCAGAAGGGCACCGGGCGGTGGACGGTGCAGAACGCCCTGGACCTCGGCGTGCCGATCACCGGGATCGCCGAGGCGACGTTCGCCCGCGCGCTGTCCGGCTCCACACCTCAGCGCTCGGCCGCCCGTGGCGTGCTGTCCGCGCACACCCAGCCGTTCGACGTCGTCGACCGGGACGCCTTCATCGAGGACGTGCGCCTCGCGCTCTTCGGGTCGAAGGTCGTGGCGTACTCCCAGGGCTTCGACCAGATCGCCGCGGCGTCGGCCGAGTTCGGCTGGGACATCGACCGCGGTGCGATGGCCCGGATCTGGCGCGGCGGGTGCATCATCCGGGCCCGGTTCCTCGATCGGATCACCCAGGCCTACCAGCGCACCCCCGACCTCGCGCTGATGCTGGCCGACCCGTACTTCGCGCAGACCGTCGGGGCGAGCGTCGCCGCCTGGCGTCGCGTCGTGTCCCGCGCGGCGCTCGCCGGGGTGCCGACGCCGGCGTTCTCGTCCTCGCTGGCCTACTACGACGGTGTGCGCGCGGAACGCCTGCCGGCCAACCTCATCCAGGCCCAGCGTGACTTCTTCGGCGCCCACACCTACCAGCGCACGGACCGGGCGGGAGCGTTCCACACCCAGTGGTCGGGCGACCGCACCGAGGGCGAGGCGTGA
- a CDS encoding PPK2 family polyphosphate kinase, with product MASTDGWTTPAHKALRVRHGFDLAAFDRGSTPGFDGDKTTGRRLMAKRGVVLSELQERLFAGGRTGGTRSMLLVLQGMDTAGKGGIVRHVVGQVDPQGVAMRSFGVPTEEELAHHYLWRIRAALPRPGYLGVFDRSHYEDVLVVRVEDLVPRAVWEPRYDEINAFEAEIVAAGTPVVKVALVVSLEEQTKRLKERIERPDKHWKYNPDDIDARAKWPRYQEAYQAVLDRTSTDVAPWYVVPADRKWYARSAVTELLVHALEGIAPQWPAADFDPAVELRRLAASRAGS from the coding sequence TTGGCATCCACCGACGGCTGGACCACTCCCGCGCACAAGGCGCTGCGCGTGCGGCACGGCTTCGACCTCGCGGCCTTCGACAGGGGTTCGACCCCCGGCTTCGACGGGGACAAGACCACGGGACGCAGGCTGATGGCCAAGCGCGGCGTCGTGCTGTCCGAGCTCCAGGAGCGACTGTTCGCGGGCGGCCGTACCGGCGGGACGCGCTCGATGCTGCTCGTCCTGCAGGGCATGGACACCGCCGGCAAGGGCGGCATCGTGCGCCACGTCGTCGGCCAGGTGGACCCGCAAGGGGTCGCCATGCGGTCGTTCGGTGTGCCGACCGAGGAGGAGCTCGCGCACCACTACCTCTGGCGGATCCGCGCCGCTCTCCCCCGACCGGGGTACCTCGGGGTCTTCGACCGGTCCCACTACGAGGACGTGCTCGTGGTCCGGGTCGAGGACCTCGTGCCCCGGGCGGTCTGGGAGCCGCGGTACGACGAGATCAACGCCTTCGAGGCCGAGATCGTCGCCGCGGGGACCCCGGTGGTCAAGGTCGCGCTCGTCGTCTCGCTCGAGGAGCAGACCAAGCGGCTCAAGGAGCGGATCGAACGCCCCGACAAGCACTGGAAGTACAACCCGGACGACATCGACGCGCGCGCGAAGTGGCCCCGGTACCAGGAGGCCTACCAGGCCGTCCTTGACCGGACCTCGACGGACGTCGCGCCCTGGTACGTCGTTCCCGCGGACCGCAAGTGGTACGCCCGGTCGGCCGTCACCGAGCTGCTCGTGCACGCGCTCGAGGGCATCGCGCCGCAGTGGCCGGCCGCCGACTTCGACCCGGCGGTCGAGCTGAGACGACTCGCCGCCTCCCGCGCAGGCAGCTGA
- a CDS encoding thiolase family protein: MPARAASPTLHQVVFVDGVRTPFGRARDDGLYAGTRGDDLAVKAVRELLRRNPSLPADQIDDVALAATSQNGDQGLTLGRSVAVLAGLPRSVPGFAIDRMCAGAMTAVTATAGAIAMGAQRVTVAGGVEHMGHHPMGADTDPNPRFVAERLVDPSALVMGATAENLHDRYPELTRGRADAYAVASQARYAAALAAGHITPDLVPIAVRDPLRGWGLATADEPPRPGTTLEQVADLPTPFRAGGRVTAATSAPLTDGAAVALLASEQAAAELGLTVGMRLVTFAYAGVEPEVMGIGPVPATHKALALAGLEIGDIGLIEINEAFAVQVLAFLDAFGIADGDARVNPFGGAIAVGHPLACSGVRLMTQLARSFRLHPEVRYGLTTMCVGLGMGGTVIWENPHHSDPVTQDPTTQEQA, encoded by the coding sequence ATGCCCGCTCGAGCCGCGTCCCCGACCCTGCACCAGGTCGTCTTCGTCGACGGCGTGCGCACGCCGTTCGGCCGCGCGCGCGACGACGGCTTGTACGCGGGCACCCGCGGCGACGACCTCGCGGTCAAGGCGGTGCGCGAGCTGCTCCGTCGCAACCCGTCGCTCCCAGCGGACCAGATCGACGACGTCGCCCTGGCCGCCACCAGCCAGAACGGCGACCAGGGCCTGACCCTCGGCCGATCGGTCGCGGTGCTGGCCGGACTTCCCCGCAGCGTGCCCGGCTTCGCGATCGACCGGATGTGCGCGGGCGCCATGACCGCCGTCACGGCGACCGCCGGAGCCATCGCCATGGGTGCCCAACGGGTCACCGTCGCAGGCGGCGTCGAGCACATGGGTCACCACCCGATGGGTGCCGACACGGACCCGAACCCGCGGTTCGTCGCCGAACGGCTCGTCGACCCGTCCGCCCTGGTGATGGGTGCGACGGCGGAGAACCTGCACGACCGCTACCCCGAGCTGACCAGGGGCCGCGCCGACGCGTACGCCGTGGCGAGCCAGGCCCGCTACGCGGCGGCGCTCGCCGCCGGCCACATCACACCGGACCTCGTGCCGATCGCCGTCCGTGACCCGCTCCGCGGCTGGGGCCTGGCCACGGCCGACGAGCCACCCCGACCCGGGACGACCCTCGAGCAGGTCGCCGACCTCCCCACACCGTTCCGGGCCGGCGGCCGGGTCACCGCGGCGACGTCGGCCCCGTTGACCGACGGTGCTGCGGTCGCGCTGCTCGCCTCGGAGCAGGCTGCCGCAGAGCTCGGGCTCACGGTGGGCATGCGCCTGGTCACCTTCGCCTACGCCGGGGTCGAGCCGGAGGTGATGGGGATCGGCCCCGTCCCGGCGACCCACAAGGCGCTCGCTCTGGCCGGACTGGAGATCGGGGACATCGGCCTGATCGAGATCAACGAGGCGTTCGCCGTGCAGGTCCTCGCCTTCCTCGACGCCTTCGGCATCGCCGACGGCGACGCCCGGGTCAACCCCTTCGGTGGGGCGATCGCCGTCGGGCACCCGCTCGCGTGCTCCGGCGTGCGGCTGATGACGCAGCTCGCGCGGTCGTTCCGGCTGCACCCGGAGGTGCGCTACGGCCTGACCACGATGTGCGTCGGCCTGGGCATGGGCGGCACCGTGATCTGGGAGAACCCGCACCACTCCGACCCGGTCACCCAGGACCCGACCACCCAGGAGCAGGCATGA
- a CDS encoding DUF3000 family protein: MITADADVPAEFVQALRELRARRLRPEVRLAEVPAPARIAPYSVAVTGEILAPATDLPTDEDPATGRFVLLHDPAGQEAWDGTFRAVTLVRACLDPEASSDPMLCEAAWTWVQDALAESDAPHRALGGTVTRVVSQSFGALAERPGEVEVEIRASWTPLGEVGAHLAAWSTILCTAAGLPPLPMGVTALGRRR, encoded by the coding sequence GTGATCACTGCCGATGCCGATGTGCCTGCGGAGTTCGTGCAGGCCCTGCGCGAGCTGCGCGCTCGACGGCTGCGCCCCGAGGTGCGCCTGGCCGAGGTCCCGGCACCCGCGCGGATCGCGCCGTACTCGGTCGCCGTGACCGGCGAGATCCTGGCGCCCGCGACGGACCTGCCGACCGACGAGGACCCGGCGACCGGGCGCTTCGTCCTCCTGCACGACCCTGCCGGTCAGGAGGCCTGGGACGGCACCTTCCGCGCGGTGACCCTCGTGCGCGCCTGCCTCGACCCGGAGGCGAGCTCCGACCCGATGCTGTGCGAGGCCGCCTGGACGTGGGTGCAGGACGCGCTCGCCGAGAGCGACGCGCCGCACCGCGCCCTCGGCGGGACCGTGACGCGCGTCGTGTCGCAGTCGTTCGGTGCCCTTGCCGAGCGCCCCGGCGAGGTCGAGGTCGAGATCCGCGCCTCGTGGACGCCCCTCGGCGAGGTGGGCGCCCACCTGGCGGCATGGTCGACGATCCTGTGCACGGCCGCCGGGCTGCCGCCGCTGCCGATGGGCGTGACCGCCCTCGGCCGTCGTCGCTGA
- a CDS encoding 3-hydroxyacyl-CoA dehydrogenase NAD-binding domain-containing protein, translating to MSATAPQPAAPSTGAERVTHALVRDVVLPDAAGVLALVTLDNGLDHTRPTTLGPAGLAELRAVLTAQQARAAAGEIVAVAVTGKPWFLAAGADLRGVGRIATHEAARGIAELGHATFRLLGEMGVPTFAYINGVALGGGLELALSCDHRTVSADVTAMALPEAHLGLVPGWGGCYLLPRIVGLPGALELILTRPLANNRMTDASGALELGLVDVVLDTADFLERSVAWTAEVLAGRVTVTRPGLAAPDEWDDEIAAARDRLDRRLHGAKRAPYRALDLLAAARGADRDTAYAAEDEALTDLILSDELRAGLYAFDLVTRKARNPVGAPAQELARPVRSVGIVGAGLMAGQLAVLVARRLRVPVMMREIDDDRAAAGRTGIRTQVESLARKGRISAAEANRILGSVTVSTDLATLAGADLVIEAVTEVLALKQRVFAELEDVIAPDAVLATNTSALSVTTMSAHLRHPGRVVGLHFFNPVAQMPLIEVVRTQLSDDASVATAFATATALGKTAVGVADRPGFVVNRMLLRMLAEVARAVENGTPVQVADVALRPLGLPMGPFALIQLVGLPVALHVLRSLHEDLGERYPLSPGLERLAAQGRRVVPEPDGHGAELDVDPAIQSVFGEPGGADALDEAGLLDAVVAGLCEEVGLMLAEGVVAEPEQIDVCMVLGAGWPIHLGGITPYLDRAGYSQRLLGRRLQPPGVADVPRT from the coding sequence ATGAGCGCGACAGCACCGCAGCCGGCGGCCCCGTCCACCGGTGCTGAACGGGTCACGCACGCCTTGGTGCGCGACGTCGTCCTGCCCGACGCCGCGGGTGTGCTCGCACTGGTCACGCTGGACAACGGCCTGGACCACACCAGGCCGACCACCCTCGGACCAGCCGGCCTCGCCGAGCTCCGAGCCGTCCTGACCGCCCAGCAGGCCAGGGCCGCGGCAGGCGAGATCGTCGCCGTCGCGGTCACGGGCAAACCCTGGTTCCTCGCCGCCGGTGCCGATCTGCGCGGCGTCGGCCGCATCGCGACCCACGAGGCCGCCCGCGGTATCGCCGAGCTGGGCCATGCCACCTTCCGACTGCTCGGGGAGATGGGCGTCCCGACCTTCGCCTACATCAACGGCGTGGCCCTCGGCGGCGGCCTCGAGCTCGCGCTGAGCTGTGACCACCGGACAGTCTCGGCCGACGTCACGGCCATGGCCCTGCCGGAGGCCCACCTCGGCCTGGTCCCCGGCTGGGGCGGCTGCTACCTGCTCCCCAGGATCGTCGGTCTGCCCGGAGCCCTCGAGCTCATCCTGACCAGGCCGCTGGCCAACAACCGGATGACCGACGCGAGCGGAGCGCTCGAGCTCGGGCTGGTCGACGTCGTCCTCGACACCGCGGACTTCCTCGAACGATCCGTCGCCTGGACGGCCGAGGTGCTCGCCGGCCGCGTCACCGTCACCCGACCGGGGCTCGCTGCACCGGACGAGTGGGACGACGAGATCGCAGCGGCACGCGACCGGCTCGACCGCAGGCTGCACGGCGCCAAGCGCGCGCCGTACCGTGCCCTCGACCTCCTGGCAGCGGCCCGCGGAGCCGACCGCGACACCGCCTACGCGGCCGAGGACGAGGCCCTGACCGACCTGATCCTCTCCGACGAGCTGCGTGCCGGGCTGTACGCGTTCGACCTGGTCACCCGCAAGGCACGCAACCCGGTCGGCGCGCCGGCGCAGGAGCTCGCCCGGCCGGTGCGCTCGGTGGGCATCGTCGGGGCCGGGCTGATGGCCGGGCAGCTCGCCGTGCTCGTCGCGCGCCGCCTACGCGTCCCGGTCATGATGCGGGAGATCGACGACGACCGGGCCGCGGCCGGGCGGACCGGGATCCGCACCCAGGTCGAGAGCCTGGCGCGCAAGGGCCGGATCTCCGCGGCCGAGGCGAACCGGATCCTCGGGTCGGTCACCGTGAGCACCGACCTGGCGACGCTCGCGGGCGCCGATCTCGTGATCGAGGCCGTGACCGAGGTCCTCGCCCTCAAGCAGCGGGTGTTCGCCGAGCTCGAGGACGTCATCGCGCCGGACGCGGTGCTCGCCACGAACACCTCCGCGCTGTCGGTCACGACGATGTCAGCGCACCTGCGGCATCCCGGGCGGGTCGTCGGGCTGCACTTCTTCAACCCGGTCGCGCAGATGCCGCTGATCGAGGTCGTCCGGACCCAGCTGTCGGACGACGCCTCGGTCGCGACGGCGTTCGCAACCGCCACGGCGCTGGGCAAGACAGCCGTCGGGGTCGCCGACCGGCCAGGCTTCGTGGTCAACCGGATGCTCCTGCGGATGCTCGCGGAGGTCGCCCGGGCCGTCGAGAACGGCACCCCGGTGCAGGTCGCCGACGTCGCGCTCCGGCCGCTCGGCCTCCCGATGGGCCCGTTCGCCCTGATCCAGCTGGTCGGGCTGCCGGTCGCGCTGCACGTCCTGCGCTCGCTGCACGAGGACCTGGGTGAGCGCTACCCGCTGTCCCCCGGGCTCGAACGGCTCGCCGCGCAGGGGCGGCGCGTGGTCCCCGAGCCCGACGGGCACGGTGCAGAGCTCGACGTCGACCCCGCGATCCAGTCGGTCTTCGGCGAACCGGGCGGCGCCGACGCGCTCGACGAGGCCGGGCTGCTCGACGCGGTCGTCGCCGGCCTGTGCGAGGAGGTCGGCCTCATGCTGGCCGAGGGCGTCGTCGCAGAGCCCGAGCAGATCGACGTGTGCATGGTGCTGGGGGCCGGCTGGCCGATCCACCTGGGAGGCATCACGCCGTACCTGGACCGCGCGGGCTACTCGCAGCGGCTGCTCGGTCGTCGTCTCCAGCCGCCCGGTGTCGCCGACGTGCCACGGACCTGA